The Spiroplasma citri genomic sequence CTCTAAAAAGCAAAGAATTTCCATCAATTAACAATACTTTTTTCATTTTACAATCTCCTCATTTATGTCCAATTATAGCCTAATTTAATTTTAAAATATACTTTAAAACTTAAATTATCAAACCAAAAAAGCACCACCACTACCAGAAAGCATTACATTTGAATACTCTTTCTTTAATGTAAGATAAAATTGCTTTAATTTTGGATTAATTTTGAAAGCGGGCTGTTGTAACATATTAAAATAAAGATTATTAATTATTTTTTTTGTTTTATAGTATTGATAATTATGGTCAAATTCTTGATAAACATCTTTTGTAATTGATGAAATTTTTGAATCAATAATTTTAAGATTTGAAATTTGATAGTTATTAATTTGATGGATTGTTAAATACTTAATTTTATGGCCATAACCTGAGACTATTGCTGGCTTTTCTAAATAAAAAAATAAGGCATCAGAACTAAGATTTTGAATTAACTTTTTAATTTTTCAAGAATAATAATTAATATTAAAAAATTGACAAATAAGTTTAATAATTGCAACAGCATTACTAGCAGAATAACCAAGACCTGAACCAATAGTTGTATTTTTAATTAAATTAATATGAACTGGGATTGATTTAAACTTAGGGAACATAGCAATAAATTTATGATAAGCTTCCAAAATAGTATTATTATTTGAATCTAGTTCTTTTTTATTGCAAGTAAAAATTGTTTGTTGACCTTGATAAGGCAATAACTCAACAAAATCATATTCTTCCTTATAAGGAAAAATAATACTTTTAATACGGTGCATTTTTTTAAATTTATGTTTAT encodes the following:
- a CDS encoding GHMP family kinase ATP-binding protein; the protein is MKIRSYGKFNLTLEVFHKHKFKKMHRIKSIIFPYKEEYDFVELLPYQGQQTIFTCNKKELDSNNNTILEAYHKFIAMFPKFKSIPVHINLIKNTTIGSGLGYSASNAVAIIKLICQFFNINYYSWKIKKLIQNLSSDALFFYLEKPAIVSGYGHKIKYLTIHQINNYQISNLKIIDSKISSITKDVYQEFDHNYQYYKTKKIINNLYFNMLQQPAFKINPKLKQFYLTLKKEYSNVMLSGSGGAFLVW